The DNA segment AGCTTCTGCATATTGAGAGCTGCTACCCAAGGACATTTCCTGAAAACTCTGGTGCTTGGGGAACCCAGCAGGCTGAGCAAGAGCCAGCTGGAAAAAGCCTTACCTGAGGTAATCGTAGAGGCCATACATAGGCAGGAAGTCGATGTCCGTCAGGAAGACGTACGGCGTCTGCGTGTTGGCCAAGGCCACGTTGCGCAGGAGGTTGATGGGGTAGAACTGCCCCTCCTTGTAGACAATGTGGTAGGCGACGTTGCGGCGGGCACTCAGCACCTCCGAGGCCTGGGCGTAGCGCAGGAACTGCTGTGCCTCGGCATCGGACATGTACAGCGCCAGGCTGATGGGGCCTGCCCAGTGCTTGCAGATGGCCTCCAGCATCTGTAAcctggagcagagggcacagcctgagcagcagaCCTGCCCTGCGGCAGCTCCTGAACCAAACCCAGAACTGGGCGCCTCCAGAGAGCTGCGTGCCAGTTCAGGAGGGTGCAGGAAGAACTGATGTTCCCAGCTTGGGGTGCTGTTTCTCACTGCCACATGCTGGTGTGAGAATGATGAAATGAGATTCCCTGGTAGCTCCAAAGCTGTAGAGCCTACCCAGAGGAGTGGAGGTGGATTCCAACCTCCCACCAGTCCTACTAGCAAGTACCTGTCCATGGAGAGCTGGGCCACGAGGGTGACATCGGTGGGGTTGGGAAGGGCCAGGAACTCGTACTGCAGGAAGAACAGGTGGATGCGGTGCTGCATGAGGTGCTGCTGGCGGAAGTCATAGCAGGGATCGTCCTCATCCAACTCCTCCAGCGCCTGCTGCAACTGCAACACCATGAAGGTGAGGGAGAGTAGGAACCCCAGGGGAGGTCTCTGCCCACCCAGAgttctgggctggggacagagtcGCAGTCAGCCTCACCTGGTCCCTGGGCGGGCTGGGAAGACTGGCACAGCCAAAAAGCTCCCTGCGCAGCAGGTTCCCGTCGTACTCCAGGAAGGTCAGGTAGAGGTTACGGAAGAACTCCACATGCTTGTTCTTCACCCGCAGCTTCTTGGGCGAGTTCCAGTGGATTACCTGAGCAGTAGTATGTCACCCCACGTAAGGGAAGTCAGCAGCACCAGGCTCCCCAAGCCCTCAGACCCCATGCTGATTCCCCTGGACTTCCAGCGCCTGCACGGTCCTTCAGGCTCTCCGCAGTCTCAAAGCGGCAACCCCACCCACCTTGAGATCTGAGAGCTCAGTGTAGCACTGCTCCGAGCGGGTGTGATCAGAGAGCTGCACATTCCAGAAGCAGGGAAGCCGGTACACCAGGGATGGGTCCTGCTTGATCACCGCATTGAAGATATCCTAGGAGAGAGAAAGGTGCATGGGTGGATGAGGAAGATCCCCTGTGCATGCAGTGCTATGGGAATGCAGAAGGACCAGCCTGTCTCAGAGGAAGGACAGTTACCTGATCAGCCAGCGAGGTGGAGAGCATGCTCATGAGCTCCCGCTCTGCTGTCAGCCGCCAcatctgctcccagcccaggcgACGCAGGCggtccagcaggagcaggatcaCCCCTGGCCAGGGGAAAGGGCACTGAGTCACTGAGAGCACCCAGCCACTACAGAGCTGAGGCACAGCTGCCTGCATGCCTTCAGTCCCTGGGACATGCCAGTTCTCTGTGCCTACCCACAACCCTGGGATGCTGTAGCACTCCTCTTGTACCCACCACTTCCCTACTTTACTTCAGCATCTGCCAGTCTCCCTGTGCCAAATACCACCTCAGCTGCATGTGCCATGAGGCTGCACGTGCCACACTGGCAGCCCACACTCACCCGTGTTGAAGCCACGTCCCAGGGCTGGCCATGGTTTGTGGTTTTTCCACAGGTTGCCTAAGTACCAGTCACTTTGGTTCTCCACCAGCCCGATCACCTGCTTTTCTGAGGAAACAGAGGGACATGGATGCAGCTCATCTTGCTGTTGGTTCAGAGGGCCCAAGCAAACCCactgtgctggtgctgtggcAAGCAGGCACTGCCACCCTGAGCCAAACATCCAAGGCCCTTCCAGGGCCTCAGGGGCATCCTGTCCTCACCAGAAAACTTTTTGAagacagcccagagctctgcgATGTCGGTAGCAAAGGTGATGTCCGTGTCCAAGACAATGACCTTGGAGAGGTTGGATGGTAGTGCCTTGGTAAGTGTCAGCTTCATCAGCCCGTAGATGCCAGAGTAGTGCTTGTTGGGGATCCATGACACCTCTGGCTGCAAGGCAACACACCTCAGGGCTGGGCATGGCCAtgcccttcccctgcccaggcaggacAGCTGCATGTCCCGGAACCCCATGCAGAGGAGGCCAACAACAGAAGGGCATGCAGAGCTGTGGAGCCAGCTGAGCCTGAAACATTTCCTCCAGCCACCAGAACCCCCACCTGGACCCTAGTGTCTCACTGGGGTATCCAGTTCTGCCACAGAGGCACTGCTACTGCAAGGCACCTCCCCACCCCGCCAGTACTAGCCTTGTGCTcccctctcagcagcaccagcaacAAGCCCAGAAAGAGGAGGGGGTGAGCCAGTGATCAGCAAGAAAAAGTTAATCACCCTCCATCCACTCATCCCTCCTCTAAGCATTGGCTTGGGACAGGGTAAAGGGAGGGCAAGCACCTGCCTTCAAGTCATCAGCATTGTAGAAGCTGACATGGACGGAAGGCACCATCCAGGACTGGAAGAGCGTCTGGAGGATCTGGTGGGCCACCGAATCCGTGATGAAGTGAAAGTGGAGGGGGTTTTTCCTGCCAAGGACAAGCACAGCAACATTCAGCATCACAGCAGAATGAAAAGGACGTAGTTCCCCATCCCACACATGGGACAGACATCAGCTGAGgagacaaatggaaaaaaaaccctctggggTAAACAAATTCCACCCTGTCCCTCTAAGCAGTGGCACAAGGGTAGAGAGAGGTCCTAGAGCCCCTCTTCTGCAGCACTGACCCgctgcagcctgcagcagctcatcTGAGAACCCCAACTAGCAGGCTTCTGGCACAACATGTCCCCATTACCTGTGGAAGAGGATGGATTTCACCAAGGTGACCACGTCCCGGCTCGCGTTGTGCCCAGCACACACAATCGCGACGTGAAGGAGCTGCCCAAAGACAAACGGTGCCTTTTTGAGACTGGCAACCCTCCTTGCAGGGGCtgtcagctcctgcctgggaccaCACTACAGGAAGAAGCTTCAAAACCCAACCTTTCCCATGCAGAAGGAGCCCCAAAGAGAGGTGGGAGTTCCCTAACTCAGAAGCGGGGAGCAGGAGTCTTGCCACCACTCCTCCTGTCTGATCTCCTCCTCTGGAGAAGCAAAATACCCTCACCCACCGAGCACCATGGAGAGCCAGGATGAGGCCCCAGCATGGCCAGAGCACAGGGAGAGCAGTGCCAGATGAGCTGCTCGTATATCCATGCTCCACAGGGTCCCAGCCTCCCACACAACATTCCCTATCCCCAATGCCACCGTGCTGGTGCCATcacccacctcacacttgtgcaCTGTCCGCTGCTTAGGGCAAGCTGTGTGGTTGCTCCTCTCGCCCCCAGGGGGGTCTCTGTCCTCGGCAGAAGCCCCCCACTGCGGGCTGCCATCGCTGCCCTCTGCCTGAGCCTGGCCAAGCTGCAGCCGGAGCTGCTGATTCTCCTCCTCCACCCTGCGCACACGTGAGGCCAGCGCCTCCCGCTCCACATCCCGGCTCGGCTGCTCGCCCAGacagggtggcagcaggaggaagcgGCCATCTGTGGAAGAGATAGGGGCATGCCATGGGCATGGCAAGGCCAGGAGAGCCCAGGTGTGAATGCTGGGGCAGACCCACAACTGAGAGGTTCCAGCACACCTCACAAGTGCCCAGCCAACATCTTAGCTCTGTTCTCCTGATCTCCAGAGATGTCCCTGGAGATGTCCTAAAGTCAGATACACCTGCAGTGACTTGCATGGCCACAGCAACCACCCCAAGGCCTAatcccctgctgcccaccctctGTTGTGGACTGTCCCTTGATCTGAGGAGGATGAGAAGGACTCACTCACATTCGAGGTTTCCCACAAAGAGGTAGAGCCAGGAAAGGAGAATGGCCAGGGTCACTGTGGCAAGCAGCAACTTCAGCTTCATGCGCCAGGAACGCAACATGATGTGCTGGCAGGACACGATCAACAATGATCAGGTGGGCAACCCAAGTCCGGCTGGCCCTGGCATCCTAGAGCCTGTGAGGGACAGGGGAAAAGAGAGGTCTCACCAGTAGCCCTTACCCAGGTGTGCCAAAATCTCCCCAGCAGGACATCCTCCATCACCTGCTCCCTCCAAGACAGCACCTGGGCAACTGAAGCAGCAAAACAGACACCCGCAACCTCTTCAGACAGCACTCTCCTCCCCACGATGGAACATTTACCCCCCCAAGACTTGTCCCACCATCCGGACTggactgcagagcctgggggCGGGGGGAAACACCTCAAACATGGAGGGGAATGAGGATTTAGGAAGGAGGTTTCCAAGAGATTTTACCCCTGCTTTGTGCCTTGCCATCCCACAGGCCTAGGGCTCACAGAGAAGAAGGGGAGAGGTAATAATGCTAAGAGGCCCTGCCGAGCTGTGCGGCGGTCCCGGAGCCTGCCCGTGGGAGGGGCGCGGCCCACGCAGGGCCTGGGGGCTCGGGAAACTCCCGCACCCAAGCGCCGCCCGCCCACTGCGATggcaaaaccccaaacactcGGTGCCACGCGTGTTACGCCGCTTTCACTCCGCCGGGGCCCGAGCGCTGCCCCCCACCGCAGCTCCGCGCCCCtgcccgcggctc comes from the Taeniopygia guttata chromosome 5, bTaeGut7.mat, whole genome shotgun sequence genome and includes:
- the LARGE2 gene encoding xylosyl- and glucuronyltransferase LARGE2, whose protein sequence is MLRSWRMKLKLLLATVTLAILLSWLYLFVGNLEYGRFLLLPPCLGEQPSRDVEREALASRVRRVEEENQQLRLQLGQAQAEGSDGSPQWGASAEDRDPPGGERSNHTACPKQRTVHKCELLHVAIVCAGHNASRDVVTLVKSILFHRKNPLHFHFITDSVAHQILQTLFQSWMVPSVHVSFYNADDLKAEVSWIPNKHYSGIYGLMKLTLTKALPSNLSKVIVLDTDITFATDIAELWAVFKKFSEKQVIGLVENQSDWYLGNLWKNHKPWPALGRGFNTGVILLLLDRLRRLGWEQMWRLTAERELMSMLSTSLADQDIFNAVIKQDPSLVYRLPCFWNVQLSDHTRSEQCYTELSDLKVIHWNSPKKLRVKNKHVEFFRNLYLTFLEYDGNLLRRELFGCASLPSPPRDQLQQALEELDEDDPCYDFRQQHLMQHRIHLFFLQYEFLALPNPTDVTLVAQLSMDRLQMLEAICKHWAGPISLALYMSDAEAQQFLRYAQASEVLSARRNVAYHIVYKEGQFYPINLLRNVALANTQTPYVFLTDIDFLPMYGLYDYLRNSIQQLELPQRKAALIVPAFETLHYRLTFPKSKAELLSMLDMGSLYTFRYHVWPKGHAPTDYAKWRTATVPYRVAWQPDFEPYVVVRRDCPKYDQRFVGFGWNKVSHIMELDAQEYELLVLPNAFMIHMPHAPSFDISKFRLSAGYRGCLQTLREEFHQDLSRRYGAAALKYLTAERSL